Proteins co-encoded in one Microcebus murinus isolate Inina chromosome 5, M.murinus_Inina_mat1.0, whole genome shotgun sequence genomic window:
- the GNMT gene encoding glycine N-methyltransferase, translating into MVDSVYRTRSLGVAAEGIPDQYADGEAARVWQLYIGDTRSRTAEYKTWLLGLLRQHGCQRVLDVACGTGVDSIMLVEEGFSVTSVDASDKMLKYALKERWNRRHEPGFDKWVIEEANWMTLNKDVPQPAGGGFDAVICLGNSFAHLPDCKGDQSEHQLALKNIASMVRSGGLLVIDHRNYDHILSSGCAPPGKNIYYKSDLTKDITTSVLTVNNKAHMVTLDYTVQVPRAGQDGSPGLSKFRLSYYPHRLASFTELLQAAFGGKCQHSILGDFKPYEPGQASIPCYFIHVLKRTD; encoded by the exons ATGGTGGACAGCGTGTACCGGACCCGCTCCCTGGGGGTGGCAGCCGAAGGGATCCCGGACCAGTACGCGGACGGGGAGGCGGCGCGCGTGTGGCAGCTCTACATCGGGGACACCCGCAGCCGCACCGCCGAGTACAAGACGTGGCTGCTCGGGCTGCTGCGCCAGCACGGCTGCCAGCGGGTGCTCGACGTGGCCTGCGGCACCGG GGTGGACTCCATCATGCTGGTGGAAGAAGGCTTCAGTGTGACAAGTGTGGATGCCAGTGACAAGATGCTGAAGTATGCACTTAAAGAGCGCTGGAACCGGCGGCACGAGCCTGGCTTCGACAAGTGGG TCATTGAAGAAGCCAACTGGATGACTCTCAACAAAGATGTGCCCCAGCCAGCAGGGGGTGGCTTTGATGCTGTCATCTGCCTTGGAAACAGTTTTGCCCACTTGCCAGACTGCAAAG GGGACCAGAGTGAGCACCAGCTGGCGCTGAAGAACATTGCAAGCATGGTGCGCTCAGGGGGCCTGCTGGTCATTGATCACCGCAACTATGACCACATCCTCAGCTCAGGCTGTGCACCCCCAGGGAAGAACATCTACTACAAG AGCGACTTGACCAAGGACATCACAACCTCAGTGCTGACAGTGAACAATAAAGCCCACATGGTGACCCTGGACTACACAGTGCAGGTGCCCAGGGCCGGCCAGGATGGTTCTCCTGGCTTGAG TAAGTTCCGGCTCTCCTACTACCCACACCGCCTGGCATCCTTCACAGAGTTGCTCCAAGCAGCCTTCGGGGGCAAGTGCCAGCACAGCATCCTGGGTGACTTCAAGCCTTATGAGCCAGGCCAAGCCTCCATTCCCTGCTACTTCATCCACGTGCTCAAGAGGACAGACTGA